In Cryptosporangium minutisporangium, the genomic stretch TCGGCGCAGCGGACCAGCAGCTCGGCGCAGTACCCGGCGGCGTCGTAGCGGTCGTCGTCCCGCGGATCGTCGGCGTCGGCGAACCACACCGACCCGGCGTCCGGACCGGTGAGCCGGAGCGCGAGCACGCCACCCTGCACGTAGCCGATCGGGAGGTAGTCAGCGGTGAACCGGTCGCCGAACCACGCCTGCGCGTAGAGCAGGTCCTGATGGCGGTCGACCGAGCCGACCGCGAAGAACGGCTGGTCGACGACGAAGCCGTGCTCCGGGTGGACGCCGGGCGCGGTGGGCGCTGCCCCGGACACCGCGCCGAGCAGCCCCCGGTAGGCGTCCGGCAGCGGCTCGCCGATCCGCCGCTCCACGGCGTCCAGCACGTTCTCGCCGAGCGGCGACGCCAGGTCGAACGGCACCGCCACCGGTTCGTCGACCCGCACGCCGCGCCGGGACCGGTCGATCGGCAGCGTCGCCACCCCGCCGACGTGCCGGAACGCGCCGTACGCCGCGGCGGGCACCAGCGCCACCCGGCGGGTGCCGAACAGGTGCGCCCAGACCCAGCCGGGCGGTGTCAGCGGGGCGTAGTCGTCGGCCGTGACCCACCACAGGGGATCGCCGGTGCCCAGCATCACCTCGTTCGCGGTGAGCACATCCGCGACCCGGACCTCGTCGACGGTCAGGCCGGGCTCGGGATCCGGCAGCTGCACCACCGCTCGGGCCAGCAGGTCCCAGATCGGTAATCCGGCCAGGTCGTAGGCCACGCCGCCGCGGTAGCGGACCCGCAAGACCGGCGAGTCGAACGGCCGGATCCGGGCCGCCCAGCGACTGCCGGGCAACCGTCGGCCGGTGTCGTCACTCAGCGTGTTGCTCACCGCGAGGGACGGATCGGACGGCACACCAGCAGCGTAGGTCATGCCCAGTAAGTTGGTTCCCAGCGTCGGCGGTTCGTGGAGATCCGCCGGTACCCGAAGACCGGGAGGACGACGGTGCAGCGGTTTCCGGGCGAGGTCGAGGCCGTGCTGCGCGCGGC encodes the following:
- a CDS encoding HNH endonuclease, which gives rise to MTYAAGVPSDPSLAVSNTLSDDTGRRLPGSRWAARIRPFDSPVLRVRYRGGVAYDLAGLPIWDLLARAVVQLPDPEPGLTVDEVRVADVLTANEVMLGTGDPLWWVTADDYAPLTPPGWVWAHLFGTRRVALVPAAAYGAFRHVGGVATLPIDRSRRGVRVDEPVAVPFDLASPLGENVLDAVERRIGEPLPDAYRGLLGAVSGAAPTAPGVHPEHGFVVDQPFFAVGSVDRHQDLLYAQAWFGDRFTADYLPIGYVQGGVLALRLTGPDAGSVWFADADDPRDDDRYDAAGYCAELLVRCADDLDAFRSALSVVPGRLLDVVDARVVSGAAASVAVHGVGASLPRAERPEPRAEGPEEQQ